From a region of the Rhizophagus irregularis chromosome 3, complete sequence genome:
- a CDS encoding uncharacterized protein (SECRETED:cutsite_TNG-SP; SECRETED:prob_0.8748); SECRETED:SignalP(1-20), translated as MKFSLIMLALLAVGSTVTNGSPVQKRDALAEAHDYKEYDDYYNKYDKYHKKHHKSSYKRDAVAEAHDYKDYDDYYNKYDKYHKKHHKSSYKRDASAVADASGYNKYDDYDSYDDYDKYSKHHKSSYKRDAEAEAHDYKDYDDYYNKYDKYHKKHHKSSYKRDASAVADASGYNKYDDYDSYDDYDKYSKHHKSSYKRDASAVADASGYNKYDDYDSYDDYDKYSKHHKSSYKRDASAVADASGYNKYDDYDSYDDYDKYSKHHKSSYKRDASAVADASGYNKYDDYDSYDDYDKYSKHHKSSYKRDASAVADASGYNKYDDYDSYDDYDKYSKHHKSSYKRDASAVADASGYNKYDDYDSYDDYDKYSKHHKSSYKRDASAEANDYKKHDDYYDPYKQGGKYYDPYYNPYVKDDYYKKEHKKKDY; from the exons atgaagTTCAGTCTTATAATGTTGGCATTGCTTGCCGTTGGCAGCACTGTTACTAATGGCAGCCCTG ttcaAAAACGTGACGCGTTAGCAGAAGCCCATGATTACAAGGAATATGacgattattataataaatacgaTAAATACCACAAGAAGCACCACAAAAGTAGCTACAAGCGAGACGCCGTAGCCGAAGCCCATGATTACAAGGATTATGacgattattataataaatacgaTAAATACCACAAGAAGCACCACAAGAGTAGCTACAAGCGAGACGCCTCAGCCGTAGCAGACGCCAGTGGTTACAACAAATACGACGATTATGATAGCTACGATGATTACGATAAATACAGCAAGCACCACAAGAGTAGCTACAAGCGAGACGCCGAAGCCGAAGCCCATGATTACAAGGATTATGacgattattataataaatacgaTAAATACCACAAGAAGCACCACAAGAGCAGTTACAAGCGAGACGCCTCAGCCGTAGCAGACGCCAGTGGTTACAACAAATACGACGATTATGATAGCTACGATGATTACGATAAATACAGCAAGCACCACAAGAGCAGCTACAAGCGAGACGCCTCAGCCGTAGCAGACGCCAGTGGTTACAACAAATACGACGATTATGATAGCTACGATGATTACGATAAATACAGCAAGCACCACAAGAGCAGCTACAAGCGAGACGCCTCAGCCGTAGCAGACGCCAGTGGTTACAACAAATACGACGATTATGATAGCTACGATGATTACGATAAATACAGCAAGCACCACAAGAGCAGCTACAAGCGAGACGCCTCAGCCGTAGCAGACGCCAGTGGTTACAACAAATACGACGATTATGATAGCTACGATGATTACGATAAATACAGCAAGCACCATAAGAGCAGCTACAAGCGAGACGCCTCAGCCGTAGCAGACGCCAGTGGTTACAACAAATACGACGATTATGATAGCTACGATGATTACGATAAATACAGCAAGCACCACAAGAGCAGTTACAAGCGAGACGCCTCAGCCGTAGCAGACGCCAGTGGTTACAACAAATACGACGATTATGATAGCTACGATGATTACGATAAATACAGCAAGCACCACAAGAGCAGCTACAAGCGAGACGCCTCAGCCGAAGCGAATGATTACAAGAAACACGACGATTATTATGATCCATACAAACAAGGTGGAAAATACTACGATCCTTACTATAATCCTTATGTAAAGGACGACTACTACAAGAAGGAACACAAGAAGAAGGACTACTAA
- a CDS encoding uncharacterized protein (SECRETED:cutsite_VLA-SN; SECRETED:prob_0.8540); SECRETED:SignalP(1-21): protein MRFNIDSIFCLILINISIVLASNLKDESELNIRISPQHYKSLNILISHVKRETSPYPLNFVPSRTNPFRKRSQNEHEKNSKNSRRKRIISKRNPS from the exons ATGAGATTTAATATTGATAGTATTTTCTGTTTgatattaattaacattagTATCGTATTGGCAAGTAATTTAAAGGACGAATctgaattaaatataagaaTCT cacCTCAACATTATAAAAGTCTTAACATTTTGATTAGTCATGTAAAACGCGAAACAAGTCCATATCCATTAAATTTTGTTCCGTCAAGAACAAACCCATTTCGAAAACGATCGCAAAATgaacatgaaaaaaattcgaaaaattcACGACGTAAAAGAATTATAAGTAAGAGAAACCCGTCATAA
- a CDS encoding uncharacterized protein (SECRETED:cutsite_TNG-SP; SECRETED:prob_0.8748); SECRETED:SignalP(1-20) → MITRNMTIIIINTINTTRSTTKSSYKRDAEAEAHDYKDYDDYYNKYDKYHKKHHKSSYKRDASAVADASGYNKYDDYDSYDDYDKYSKHHKSSYKRDASAVADASGYNKYDDYDSYDDYDKYSKHHKSSYKRDASAVADASGYNKYDDYDSYDDYDKYSKHHKSSYKRDASAVADASGYNKYDDYDSYDDYDKYSKHHKSSYKRDASAVADASGYNKYDDYDSYDDYDKYSKHHKSSYKRDASAVADASGYNKYDDYDSYDDYDKYSKHHKSSYKRDASAEANDYKKHDDYYDPYKQGGKYYDPYYNPYVKDDYYKKEHKKKDY, encoded by the exons ATGATTACAAGGAATATGacgattattataataaatacgaTAAATACCACAAGAAGCACCACAAAA AGTAGCTACAAGCGAGACGCCGAAGCCGAAGCCCATGATTACAAGGATTATGacgattattataataaatacgaTAAATACCACAAGAAGCACCACAAGAGCAGTTACAAGCGAGACGCCTCAGCCGTAGCAGACGCCAGTGGTTACAACAAATACGACGATTATGATAGCTACGATGATTACGATAAATACAGCAAGCACCACAAGAGCAGCTACAAGCGAGACGCCTCAGCCGTAGCAGACGCCAGTGGTTACAACAAATACGACGATTATGATAGCTACGATGATTACGATAAATACAGCAAGCACCACAAGAGCAGCTACAAGCGAGACGCCTCAGCCGTAGCAGACGCCAGTGGTTACAACAAATACGACGATTATGATAGCTACGATGATTACGATAAATACAGCAAGCACCACAAGAGCAGCTACAAGCGAGACGCCTCAGCCGTAGCAGACGCCAGTGGTTACAACAAATACGACGATTATGATAGCTACGATGATTACGATAAATACAGCAAGCACCATAAGAGCAGCTACAAGCGAGACGCCTCAGCCGTAGCAGACGCCAGTGGTTACAACAAATACGACGATTATGATAGCTACGATGATTACGATAAATACAGCAAGCACCACAAGAGCAGTTACAAGCGAGACGCCTCAGCCGTAGCAGACGCCAGTGGTTACAACAAATACGACGATTATGATAGCTACGATGATTACGATAAATACAGCAAGCACCACAAGAGCAGCTACAAGCGAGACGCCTCAGCCGAAGCGAATGATTACAAGAAACACGACGATTATTATGATCCATACAAACAAGGTGGAAAATACTACGATCCTTACTATAATCCTTATGTAAAGGACGACTACTACAAGAAGGAACACAAGAAGAAGGACTACTAA